The Cetobacterium sp. ZOR0034 genome segment AATATTGGTTGGTCGAATAACTATTATACCTCAAAGGATTGGAGTAGTTTCAATAAATTTTAAGTTAACAGAAACTTAATTTTAATAGGGGGGCCTTATGTTTTTAAATTTTATCAACTATTTTAGAGGATTTGCAATTTTACTTATCGTCATCGGACATCTCTTTGGAACTGTCAAAGTATTTAATTATGATGATCCATATTTAAATAGTATTTTTACAAAATCTTTTTTTTCACTTGTAAGTGGTGGAACATCTCTTTTTGTTTTTATTTCTGGATTTTTATTTCATCATGTTTTTTATTCAAGAGGTTTTAATTTTAAAAAGTTCTTGATTAATAAATTGAAAAATGTTCTTTGCCCATATTTAGTTCTTATGACACCTGTTGTGATTTTTCAACTCTTAAATGTTCCTAGATATCAAAAGTTATACTCTTCTACAGGCGAGTTTTTAAAATATCTATTTTTGAGTCTTTATTCTGGAACTATGCTCTTATCAACGTGGTATATTCCGTTTGCATTTTTATTATTTTTATCATCACCTATTTTCATAAAATTTATAGAGATGAAAAAATTTCATAAAACAATTATGTTCGTTTTACTTATTGCAGGAAGTATTGTACATAGACCTGCTCATGATTTCACAGTTAACGTTTTTCAAGCTCTAATATATTTTAGTCCTGTTTACTGTCTAGGTATATACATCTCTATGAAAAAAGATGATTTCTTCGAGAAATTTGGAGATAAAAGTTATGTTTTTGGCTTAATTACCCTTGGTATTTTAGCTTTTCAAATATATACAGGAAAATTTATTAACTCACATAAAAGTATTTTAATATATAAAGGATTAGATATTGTTATTTATCAAAAATTCTTTATGTGCTTATTTTTAGTATTATTTTTTAATAAGTTTGAGAAACATTTTAATAAAATATTTAAAAGTATCTTCGATATTCTTGCAGAATATAGTTTTCCTATTTTCTTTTTGCACAACTACATCATTCAATTTATTTATCCAGCCATTGGATTTGAAAAAGAATCTGGTTATATAGGATTAATACTTTTAACTATACTTACACTTTTCTTGTCTATTGCATTTGCATATATCATAAAGAAAACATTCAAGAAAAATAGCAGATATCTTATTGGAGGATAATATAATCACCTAATCATTAAAAAAGCTGCGTATCCATTTTAAAAGATACACAGCTTTTTTTATTTTTTATCCTCTTTTGGAAATGGTATATAATCTACTAAAATATCTACAAACGATTGAATATTTCTTGTCTGTATAATTACTTTACCCTTACCTTTAAATGTGTTTACCAATCCTTCTCCGGTTCTAAACCCAAGAAGTCCGCTTGCAATTTCAACTTTATAATCTAATGATTCTTGCCAACACACAACATGTCCATTATCTATTTGAAATGCTTGTGATCCATCTAACTCTATTTCTACCAAGTCACCAAAACCATTTACCAAAAGTTCTCCCTCTCCTTTAGATTTCAAGATGAAAAATCCACCCGTTCTACCTAAAATAGAGTTTATAAATCTTTTTTGTTTTGTTGAAGTATAATCAACAGAGCTATTACAAGCTAAAAAACTTCCATCATTTAAGTACCAATGATTTCCATTAGAAACATTTAAAACCTTTATATTTCCAAATCCCTTTGG includes the following:
- a CDS encoding acyltransferase — encoded protein: MFLNFINYFRGFAILLIVIGHLFGTVKVFNYDDPYLNSIFTKSFFSLVSGGTSLFVFISGFLFHHVFYSRGFNFKKFLINKLKNVLCPYLVLMTPVVIFQLLNVPRYQKLYSSTGEFLKYLFLSLYSGTMLLSTWYIPFAFLLFLSSPIFIKFIEMKKFHKTIMFVLLIAGSIVHRPAHDFTVNVFQALIYFSPVYCLGIYISMKKDDFFEKFGDKSYVFGLITLGILAFQIYTGKFINSHKSILIYKGLDIVIYQKFFMCLFLVLFFNKFEKHFNKIFKSIFDILAEYSFPIFFLHNYIIQFIYPAIGFEKESGYIGLILLTILTLFLSIAFAYIIKKTFKKNSRYLIGG
- a CDS encoding TIGR00266 family protein, producing MKIVQTSSTSAALVEFQLEKGESVRIEPGCMVYKDASINLQGKVNGGFFSAIGKAFLGGENFFTSVATAKDNGRVAIAPKGFGNIKVLNVSNGNHWYLNDGSFLACNSSVDYTSTKQKRFINSILGRTGGFFILKSKGEGELLVNGFGDLVEIELDGSQAFQIDNGHVVCWQESLDYKVEIASGLLGFRTGEGLVNTFKGKGKVIIQTRNIQSFVDILVDYIPFPKEDKK